In Dysidea avara chromosome 3, odDysAvar1.4, whole genome shotgun sequence, a single window of DNA contains:
- the LOC136251015 gene encoding uncharacterized protein → MSIARNLSVNGRQNSLNSVYGSSMESLSGELSGSHGVDSCWCHIDQQLAPMNTVYTVPRLRIKTLHYDTCAVEYSDEKKHSKKGGNRVRKAFSFSRSSKLKKTTSVDKETLPHGPADAAEMMARLALLEEQVRMMGKELHKERIYREELEQKVEYLQSENEQLKSERKVAGNQLQKFCKKFFDSVNSIPPHLIHNGLSTSTLNRSTLSMRHSGTSINSMTSQ, encoded by the exons ATGAGTATCGCTCGAAATCTTAGCGTTAACGGAAGACAGAATTCGCTGAATTCTGTATACGGTAGCTCAATGGAGAGTCTATCCGGCGAGCTGTCCGGTTCGCACGGTGTGGACAGTTGCTGGTGCCACATCGATCAACAGCTGGCGCCGATGAATACCGTGTACACTGTCCCGCGGTTGAGGATTAAAACGTTGCACTACGATACCTGTGCTGTTGAGTACAGTGATGAAAAGAAACACAGCAAGAAAGGAGGAAACCGAGTAAGAAAG GCGTTCTCCTTCAGCAGATCGTCAAAGCTAAAGAAAACTACTTCAGTTGATAAAGAAACTCTACCACATGGGCCTGCTGACGCTGCAGAAATGATGGCAAGACTAGCCTTGTTGGAGGAGCAAGTCAGAATGATGGGAAAAGAATTGCACAAG GAAAGAATATATAGAGAAGAGTTGGAACAGAAAGTTGAATATCTTCAGTCAGAAAATGAACAGTTGAAATCAGAACGAAAAGTTGCAGGAAACCAACTACAGAAGTTTTGCAAGAAATTCTTTGACTCAGTAAACTCAATTCCTCCACATCTAATACACAATGGACTATCAACATCAACACTGAACAGAAGCACCCTTTCCATGAGACACAGTGGAACAAGCATCAACTCCATGACTTCACAGTGA